From Myxococcus guangdongensis, the proteins below share one genomic window:
- a CDS encoding adenylate/guanylate cyclase domain-containing protein, translated as MSASSPLFGDLLLKLGIVTPMQVQEALALQALTGQRVGEALISLGYVTREQIQDALGEALGLHHDKGPSQPALGELLVGLKYVTLAQLEEALARQRRDGRKLGEILVELGHCTYKQIYEALGLQNRIAGRQENPRPFIDGRRRVVVVDDSPLACAFVQEGLVALGYEVLCFQDPFEALEGMSRLQPAIVLSDLEMPGLDGLELCRRLKEGPTRGLPVIFLTANDREAEKVRGLRAGADDYVNKSASMDELAARIESVVRRTSETERMRKLFARYTSAAVVDEILKSADGVVLTGEKREVTLLFADIRNFTGLAESLPPEQVVGVLNQVLGRLSDAVLTCGGTLDKFLGDGLMAVFGAPVARTDDALRALQCSKMMMDAMTDLRVEAEAEWSANGREGHPLVLELGVGINSGVVVAGNIGSTVRSEYTCIGDAVNVAARLCALAGPGEILVGERTRDLVDARETAFEDLPPVRLKGKQQPVPLYRAL; from the coding sequence ATGAGCGCATCCAGCCCCCTCTTCGGTGACCTGTTGCTCAAGCTGGGCATCGTCACGCCCATGCAGGTGCAGGAGGCCCTGGCCCTCCAGGCCCTCACCGGCCAGCGCGTGGGTGAGGCCCTCATCTCCCTCGGCTACGTCACCCGGGAGCAGATTCAGGACGCGCTCGGCGAGGCCCTCGGCCTCCACCACGACAAGGGCCCCTCGCAGCCCGCCCTGGGCGAGCTGCTCGTGGGCCTCAAGTACGTGACGCTCGCCCAACTGGAGGAGGCGCTCGCCCGTCAGCGCCGCGATGGCCGCAAGCTGGGCGAAATCCTCGTGGAGCTGGGCCACTGCACCTACAAGCAGATCTACGAGGCCCTGGGCCTGCAGAACCGCATCGCCGGCCGCCAGGAGAACCCCCGCCCCTTCATCGACGGGCGCCGCCGCGTCGTCGTCGTCGATGACAGCCCGCTCGCCTGCGCCTTCGTGCAGGAGGGGCTCGTCGCCCTGGGCTACGAGGTGCTCTGCTTCCAGGACCCGTTCGAGGCCCTCGAGGGCATGAGCCGTCTGCAGCCCGCCATCGTCCTGAGTGACTTGGAGATGCCCGGCCTGGACGGCCTGGAGCTGTGCCGCCGCCTCAAGGAGGGCCCCACGCGCGGCCTGCCCGTCATCTTCCTCACGGCGAATGACCGCGAGGCGGAGAAGGTGCGCGGCCTGCGCGCCGGCGCGGACGACTACGTCAACAAGTCCGCGTCCATGGATGAGCTCGCCGCGCGCATCGAGAGCGTGGTGCGCCGCACCAGCGAGACCGAGCGCATGCGCAAGCTGTTCGCGCGCTACACGTCCGCGGCCGTGGTGGACGAAATCCTCAAGAGCGCCGACGGCGTGGTGCTCACCGGCGAGAAGCGCGAAGTCACGCTGCTGTTCGCGGACATCCGCAACTTCACGGGCCTGGCCGAGAGCCTCCCTCCCGAGCAGGTCGTCGGCGTCCTCAACCAGGTGCTGGGTCGGCTGTCCGACGCGGTGCTGACGTGCGGCGGCACGCTGGACAAGTTCCTCGGCGACGGGCTGATGGCCGTGTTCGGCGCCCCGGTGGCGCGCACGGACGACGCGCTGCGCGCCCTCCAGTGCTCGAAGATGATGATGGACGCGATGACGGACCTGCGCGTGGAGGCGGAGGCCGAGTGGTCCGCCAACGGGCGCGAGGGACACCCGCTGGTGCTCGAGCTGGGCGTGGGCATCAACTCCGGCGTCGTCGTCGCGGGCAACATCGGCAGCACCGTGCGCTCGGAGTACACCTGTATCGGCGACGCGGTGAATGTCGCCGCGCGCCTGTGCGCCCTGGCTGGCCCCGGGGAAATCCTGGTGGGCGAGCGCACCCGGGACCTGGTGGACGCCCGGGAGACGGCCTTCGAGGACCTGCCTCCCGTGCGCCTGAAGGGCAAGCAGCAGCCCGTGCCGCTCTACCGCGCGCTCTAG
- a CDS encoding type II secretion system protein GspG, which translates to MTAPASDAHPPPSRRSPVLWVGLVFAVALVGAVLMGALTRSKAVHAERIHQDLAVLEDALNRYHADGNVLPEEADLEPLLVPKYLSALPVDPWGRHYRYTSNGSQVFLATFGKSDDRGGNGEEQDHTNHDGHPRPEAK; encoded by the coding sequence ATGACAGCACCCGCCTCCGATGCCCACCCTCCGCCCTCCCGCCGCTCTCCCGTCCTCTGGGTGGGGCTGGTGTTCGCCGTCGCGCTCGTGGGCGCGGTGCTGATGGGGGCGCTGACGCGCTCGAAGGCGGTGCACGCGGAGCGCATCCATCAGGACCTGGCGGTGCTGGAGGACGCCCTCAACCGCTACCACGCGGACGGCAACGTGCTGCCGGAGGAGGCGGACCTGGAGCCGCTGCTCGTCCCCAAGTACCTGTCCGCGCTGCCCGTGGACCCGTGGGGCCGGCACTACCGCTACACCAGCAACGGCAGCCAGGTGTTCCTCGCCACCTTCGGCAAGAGCGACGACCGGGGCGGCAACGGCGAGGAGCAGGACCACACCAACCACGACGGCCACCCTCGGCCGGAGGCGAAGTAG
- a CDS encoding universal stress protein: protein MAIVCASPLMARESREVEVAAALAARLGEPLLLVGVMDGEPLTDAVRREAQHHLEAQAERLHLPAGRVSCRVRSDTEEVLADEECRHSRWVVAAAEGWRTSAWRRASLPERLARHGCGPVLSVRRADALVDWMRGRRRLLVVVGVDPLSPTADAAVGFLRELRRVGPCDVLATYVCSPLEERERLGIHTPVHVDVLEPGLRDMEALDPAVQTVLLREVREQVGDLLGEGGVDVVLEPGFGRPADHLLHVALSRGADLVVVGMRAQGPVKRWWHGSVSAGVLRHAEQAVVCVPDTLHAPRRAQPPKSVLVPVDFSDACLRAITQARSMVGPGGRVHLLHVHRRRFGETGFMDHYGVLPEPPREHEATLQRLWGLVPQDEGARALRWSVEGVSGEDIALAICQATEREGVDLVCLGTSGVPSQAPDALPVVVARELVARCRRPVMVVPAS, encoded by the coding sequence ATGGCCATCGTCTGTGCGAGCCCGCTGATGGCGCGGGAGTCCCGGGAAGTGGAAGTCGCCGCGGCGCTGGCGGCGCGGCTGGGTGAGCCGCTGTTGCTCGTGGGGGTGATGGACGGCGAGCCCCTCACCGACGCCGTGCGCCGGGAGGCCCAGCATCACCTGGAGGCCCAGGCGGAGCGGCTGCACCTGCCTGCGGGTCGGGTGAGCTGCCGGGTGCGCTCGGATACCGAGGAGGTGCTCGCGGACGAGGAGTGCCGGCACTCGCGCTGGGTGGTGGCCGCGGCGGAGGGCTGGCGCACGTCGGCGTGGCGGCGCGCCTCGCTGCCCGAGCGGCTGGCCCGACACGGCTGTGGCCCGGTGCTGTCGGTGCGCCGCGCGGACGCGCTGGTGGACTGGATGCGCGGTCGCAGGCGGCTGCTCGTCGTGGTGGGCGTGGATCCGCTGTCCCCCACGGCCGACGCGGCGGTGGGCTTCCTGCGGGAGCTGCGCCGGGTGGGGCCGTGCGACGTGCTGGCCACGTACGTGTGCTCGCCCTTGGAAGAGCGCGAGCGGCTGGGCATCCACACGCCGGTGCACGTGGACGTGCTGGAGCCCGGCTTGCGGGACATGGAGGCGCTGGACCCCGCCGTGCAGACGGTGCTGCTGCGCGAGGTGCGCGAGCAGGTGGGCGACTTGCTGGGCGAGGGCGGCGTGGACGTGGTGCTGGAGCCGGGCTTCGGCCGGCCCGCGGACCACCTGCTGCACGTGGCGCTCTCGCGCGGCGCGGACCTGGTCGTCGTGGGCATGCGCGCGCAGGGGCCGGTGAAGCGCTGGTGGCATGGCTCGGTGTCCGCGGGCGTGCTGCGGCACGCGGAGCAGGCGGTGGTGTGCGTGCCGGACACGTTGCACGCGCCCCGTCGCGCGCAGCCTCCGAAGAGCGTGCTGGTGCCGGTGGACTTCTCGGATGCGTGCCTGCGCGCCATCACCCAGGCGCGCTCGATGGTGGGGCCGGGAGGCCGGGTGCACCTGCTGCACGTGCACCGCCGACGCTTCGGCGAGACGGGCTTCATGGACCACTACGGCGTGCTGCCCGAGCCTCCGCGCGAGCACGAGGCGACGCTCCAGCGGCTGTGGGGCCTGGTGCCCCAGGACGAGGGCGCGCGGGCGCTGCGCTGGAGCGTGGAGGGCGTGTCCGGCGAGGACATCGCGCTGGCCATCTGCCAGGCCACGGAGCGCGAGGGCGTGGATCTGGTGTGCCTGGGCACGTCGGGCGTGCCCTCCCAGGCGCCGGACGCGCTGCCCGTCGTGGTGGCGCGGGAGCTGGTGGCGCGCTGCCGTCGCCCCGTGATGGTGGTGCCCGCCTCGTGA
- a CDS encoding Fis family transcriptional regulator, whose translation MTLSGYREEELVCNRASLIIHGGTEEERRSWAQEAARSFDVELMEVRQAVDLANALRQRNGVVFIPDAVKLGREAQGLILRCLQMQEERPKVVVGVSGAADAALSRGTLREDLHYRLHQAQVDLQKEGLRDLLRRRWALQAEQLAVKAAAVRAAEEKARAAAEARRPGTVTRTFPKARKPVSSSRKSAPRNASPR comes from the coding sequence GTGACGCTCAGCGGTTACCGAGAAGAAGAGCTCGTCTGCAATCGTGCCTCGCTCATCATCCACGGAGGTACCGAAGAGGAGCGACGCAGCTGGGCCCAGGAGGCCGCGCGCAGCTTCGATGTGGAGCTGATGGAGGTGCGGCAGGCCGTGGACCTGGCCAACGCGCTCCGCCAGCGCAACGGCGTGGTGTTCATCCCGGACGCGGTGAAGCTGGGGCGCGAGGCGCAGGGGCTCATCCTGCGCTGCCTGCAGATGCAGGAGGAGCGGCCCAAGGTGGTGGTGGGCGTGTCGGGCGCGGCGGACGCGGCGCTCTCACGCGGCACCCTGCGCGAGGACCTGCACTACCGGCTGCATCAGGCCCAGGTGGACTTGCAGAAGGAGGGCCTCCGGGACTTGCTGCGTCGTCGCTGGGCGCTCCAGGCGGAGCAGCTCGCGGTGAAGGCCGCCGCCGTCCGCGCCGCCGAGGAGAAGGCCCGCGCCGCCGCCGAGGCCCGTCGCCCCGGCACCGTGACGCGCACCTTCCCCAAGGCGCGCAAGCCCGTGTCGAGCTCGCGCAAGTCGGCGCCTCGCAACGCCTCGCCGCGCTGA
- a CDS encoding O-acetyl-ADP-ribose deacetylase, with amino-acid sequence MTLELIRGDITRVDADAIVNAANSALLGGGGVDGAIHRAAGPELLAECRMLHGCPTGQAKLTKGYRLPARHVIHTVGPVWGGGTRGEEATLARCYKSVFALVEQHGLRSVAFPSISTGVYRFPIERAASIALREIRAALGRLPQLEKVTVVLFSQADLETYQRALTGLSSEGGGGENV; translated from the coding sequence ATGACCCTGGAGCTCATCCGAGGAGACATCACCCGCGTCGACGCGGACGCCATCGTCAACGCGGCCAACAGCGCGCTGTTGGGCGGGGGCGGCGTGGACGGGGCCATCCACCGCGCGGCCGGGCCGGAGCTCCTGGCCGAGTGCCGCATGTTGCACGGCTGTCCCACGGGGCAGGCGAAGCTGACGAAGGGCTACCGGCTGCCCGCCCGCCACGTCATCCACACGGTGGGGCCGGTCTGGGGTGGAGGGACCCGGGGGGAGGAGGCGACGCTCGCGCGGTGCTACAAGAGTGTCTTCGCCCTGGTGGAGCAGCACGGCCTGCGCTCGGTGGCGTTCCCGTCCATCTCCACGGGCGTGTATCGCTTCCCCATCGAGCGGGCGGCGTCCATCGCGCTGCGGGAAATCCGGGCGGCGCTCGGGCGGCTGCCCCAGCTGGAGAAGGTGACGGTGGTGCTCTTCTCCCAGGCGGACCTGGAGACCTACCAGCGAGCCCTCACGGGGCTGTCGTCAGAGGGGGGCGGGGGCGAGAATGTGTGA
- a CDS encoding SCO family protein: MSAESPLALPQARLTQRPAFWAGLAVIALGLTAALGLSLVRGNSEPLPRLGTLPDFSFTRQDGQPFGNAQLRGHPYIANFIFTRCPTICPAFTRKMAHVQKSTDAHGTGLQLVSFSVDPKYDTPERLAEYGQTHGANFARWSFLTGDYAVLQDVIVQGFKVSMGREAGAPEDDLTSIFHGSHFVLVDSKGEVRGYYDSADSDSTDRLLVDVKRLMREEA; the protein is encoded by the coding sequence ATGTCCGCCGAATCGCCCCTCGCGCTCCCCCAGGCCCGTCTCACCCAGCGCCCCGCCTTCTGGGCTGGCCTGGCCGTCATCGCCCTGGGACTCACCGCCGCCCTGGGCCTGTCCCTGGTGCGCGGCAACAGCGAGCCGCTGCCCCGACTCGGCACCCTCCCGGACTTCTCCTTCACCCGGCAGGACGGACAGCCCTTCGGCAACGCCCAGCTCCGCGGGCACCCCTACATCGCCAACTTCATCTTCACCCGCTGCCCCACCATCTGCCCCGCGTTCACCCGGAAGATGGCGCACGTGCAGAAGAGCACCGACGCCCACGGCACGGGCCTCCAGCTCGTCTCCTTCTCCGTCGACCCGAAGTACGACACCCCCGAGCGCCTCGCCGAGTACGGCCAGACGCACGGCGCCAACTTCGCCCGCTGGAGCTTCCTCACCGGGGACTACGCCGTCCTCCAGGACGTCATCGTCCAGGGCTTCAAGGTCAGCATGGGCCGCGAGGCCGGCGCCCCCGAGGACGACCTGACCTCCATCTTCCACGGCTCCCACTTCGTCCTCGTGGACTCGAAGGGGGAGGTCCGCGGGTACTACGACAGCGCCGACAGCGACTCGACGGACCGACTCCTCGTCGACGTGAAGCGGCTGATGCGCGAAGAGGCGTGA
- a CDS encoding cytochrome c oxidase subunit II — protein MSTPVEGSTPVSTGAQTPSGLKTLALPENASTHGPRIDALLGWSHRIEAGLAAIALGWMLIAVWRFRGAKRAASDGGTKRSIAFVLGLALSTFLIVDGTLLVGSEGYLRDVLWNLQVPAEDPRTVRIEINAHQWSWEARYAGEDGRFNTPDDVVTWNDLRVPAGVPVWVQLVSTDVVHGFSLPHFRVKVDAIPGRVNQTWFQAAREGTWEVACYQHCGTSHYRMRGELRALSSEAYAAWLREAGRQALQAYDADDVAAHWGWDWRTP, from the coding sequence ATGAGCACCCCCGTCGAAGGGTCCACCCCTGTCTCGACGGGCGCGCAGACTCCCTCCGGGCTGAAGACCCTCGCGTTGCCCGAGAACGCGAGCACCCACGGCCCTCGCATCGACGCGCTGCTCGGGTGGAGTCACCGCATCGAGGCGGGCCTCGCGGCGATTGCGCTCGGGTGGATGCTCATCGCGGTGTGGCGCTTCCGAGGCGCGAAGCGCGCGGCCTCGGACGGCGGCACGAAGCGCTCCATCGCCTTCGTGCTCGGCCTGGCGCTGAGCACGTTCCTCATCGTGGACGGGACGTTGCTCGTGGGCTCCGAGGGCTACCTGCGGGACGTGCTGTGGAACCTCCAGGTCCCCGCCGAGGACCCGCGCACGGTGCGCATCGAAATCAACGCGCATCAGTGGTCCTGGGAGGCGCGCTACGCGGGCGAGGACGGCCGCTTCAACACGCCCGATGACGTGGTGACGTGGAACGACCTGCGAGTCCCCGCGGGAGTCCCCGTCTGGGTGCAGCTCGTCTCCACGGACGTGGTGCACGGCTTCTCGCTGCCGCACTTCCGCGTGAAGGTGGACGCGATTCCAGGTCGGGTGAATCAAACCTGGTTCCAGGCCGCGCGCGAGGGCACGTGGGAGGTGGCCTGCTACCAGCACTGCGGCACCAGCCACTACCGGATGCGCGGTGAGCTGCGCGCCCTGTCCTCGGAGGCCTATGCCGCGTGGCTGCGCGAGGCCGGACGACAGGCGCTCCAGGCGTACGACGCGGACGACGTCGCGGCCCACTGGGGTTGGGACTGGAGGACGCCGTGA
- a CDS encoding cytochrome c oxidase subunit I — MSVDHKQVARRYLWSGLGFLLLGGLLALLIRWQWAWPGQPVPGLAWALPESRGALTPPTYTSVFTMHGLVMIFFAVTPLLFGALGHFVLPLAIGARGLAFPRLSTLGFWVYALGGALVLVSFGVRLGPANAGWTAYPPLSTTAFTPGLGQTLVTVAVLCAGVSAFTYGLNFVVTVARCRAPGMTWGRLPLTVWGLFFASVLNVLFVPVLAAATVLLLMDRLLGTQFFIAGAAAVGGGGDPVVYQHLFWLFGHPEVYILILPAWGMVGDMVSFFSRKPAHGYRLTAGAMGVVSALSGLVYAHHLFTSGMSPMLGRTFMVLTLLISLPAEVMFLNWLMTLWRGSVRLTSPMLAALSTVVVFGLGGITGLALGAVATDVPLHGTLWVVGHFHLTMGAASFLGVFAGLYFWFPKMFGRQLHEGLAKAHVVSSAVLFLGVFGGQLAAGYAGQLRRLYDPYQYTYLKHLLPLNQWTTACAFLLGAAQGLFVVNLVWTLWRGRVADANPWQVGTLEWTCAASPPSDENFERIPVVLRGPHALSQPEVLEQLGRDWVGQAEALPAEAPAISGPQPLLERTS, encoded by the coding sequence GTGAGCGTCGACCACAAGCAGGTGGCCCGTCGCTACCTGTGGAGCGGGCTGGGCTTCCTCCTCCTGGGCGGACTGCTGGCGCTGCTCATCCGCTGGCAGTGGGCGTGGCCGGGGCAACCCGTACCGGGGCTCGCGTGGGCGCTGCCCGAGTCCCGAGGCGCGCTGACTCCGCCCACGTACACCTCGGTCTTCACCATGCACGGCCTGGTGATGATCTTCTTCGCGGTGACGCCGCTGCTCTTCGGCGCGCTGGGGCACTTCGTGTTGCCGCTGGCCATCGGCGCGCGAGGGCTCGCGTTCCCCCGACTGTCGACGCTGGGCTTCTGGGTCTACGCGCTGGGCGGCGCGCTGGTGCTCGTCTCGTTCGGGGTGCGGCTCGGGCCCGCGAATGCGGGGTGGACCGCGTATCCCCCGCTGTCGACCACCGCCTTCACGCCGGGCCTGGGGCAGACGCTGGTGACGGTGGCGGTGCTGTGCGCGGGCGTCTCGGCCTTCACGTACGGGCTGAACTTCGTCGTCACGGTGGCGCGGTGCCGAGCGCCCGGGATGACCTGGGGCCGACTGCCGCTCACGGTGTGGGGCCTGTTCTTCGCGTCGGTGTTGAACGTGCTCTTCGTGCCGGTGCTCGCGGCAGCCACCGTGTTGCTGTTGATGGACCGGTTGCTGGGGACACAGTTCTTCATCGCGGGCGCGGCGGCGGTGGGCGGCGGCGGGGACCCGGTGGTGTACCAGCACCTGTTCTGGCTGTTCGGTCACCCGGAGGTCTACATCCTCATCCTGCCCGCGTGGGGCATGGTGGGGGACATGGTGTCCTTCTTCAGTCGCAAGCCCGCGCACGGCTATCGACTGACGGCCGGGGCCATGGGCGTGGTGTCCGCGCTGAGCGGGCTGGTCTACGCGCACCACCTCTTCACCAGCGGGATGTCGCCCATGTTGGGGCGCACGTTCATGGTGTTGACGCTGCTCATCTCGTTGCCGGCGGAGGTGATGTTCCTCAACTGGCTGATGACGCTGTGGCGAGGGAGCGTGCGGCTGACCTCGCCGATGCTCGCGGCGCTCTCGACGGTGGTGGTGTTCGGGCTGGGCGGAATCACCGGGCTCGCGCTGGGCGCGGTGGCCACGGATGTGCCGCTGCACGGGACGCTGTGGGTGGTGGGGCACTTCCACCTGACGATGGGCGCGGCGAGCTTCCTGGGGGTCTTCGCGGGCCTGTACTTCTGGTTCCCCAAGATGTTCGGGCGGCAGCTGCACGAGGGGCTCGCGAAGGCGCACGTGGTGTCGAGCGCGGTGTTGTTCCTCGGGGTCTTCGGCGGACAGCTCGCGGCGGGCTACGCGGGACAACTGCGCAGGCTCTATGACCCGTACCAGTACACGTACCTGAAGCACCTGTTGCCGCTGAACCAGTGGACCACGGCGTGTGCGTTCCTGCTCGGGGCCGCGCAGGGGTTGTTCGTGGTGAACCTGGTGTGGACGCTCTGGCGCGGGCGCGTGGCGGACGCGAATCCGTGGCAGGTGGGCACGCTCGAGTGGACGTGCGCGGCCAGCCCTCCGAGCGACGAGAACTTCGAGCGAATCCCCGTCGTGCTGCGCGGGCCGCATGCGCTGTCCCAGCCCGAGGTGCTGGAGCAACTGGGCCGCGACTGGGTCGGACAGGCAGAGGCGCTGCCCGCGGAGGCCCCGGCCATCAGCGGTCCGCAGCCCCTGCTGGAGCGCACGTCATGA
- a CDS encoding cytochrome c oxidase subunit 3 yields the protein MSTPAQDTSPEVDTRAEATRWLGTVLGLSAWAMFFAALVFAVGWYRMREAWPSPRVPTWGLCLTGLLLVAGSVALHLGSRREGRRPLWTTWGVWTAGLGFLALQAMWMHQAWWTEYLRIPESGVPASAFHGLTALHALHVLGVEVGLFACCWRHLRGADARASWRTWSLGWHFVTVTWVFLFVAVYLP from the coding sequence ATGAGCACGCCCGCTCAGGACACGTCGCCTGAAGTCGACACACGGGCCGAGGCGACACGGTGGCTCGGAACGGTGCTTGGCCTGTCCGCGTGGGCGATGTTCTTCGCGGCGCTCGTGTTCGCGGTGGGCTGGTACCGGATGCGAGAGGCGTGGCCGTCGCCGCGAGTGCCCACGTGGGGCCTGTGTCTCACGGGGCTCCTGCTCGTCGCGGGGAGCGTGGCCCTGCACCTGGGCTCACGGCGCGAGGGCCGCCGTCCCCTGTGGACAACTTGGGGAGTGTGGACCGCGGGGCTCGGGTTCCTCGCGCTCCAGGCGATGTGGATGCACCAGGCCTGGTGGACCGAGTACCTGCGCATCCCCGAGAGCGGCGTGCCCGCGTCGGCCTTCCATGGCCTCACCGCGCTGCACGCGCTGCACGTGCTCGGGGTGGAGGTCGGGCTCTTCGCCTGCTGCTGGCGTCACCTGCGCGGAGCGGACGCGCGAGCCTCGTGGCGGACCTGGTCCCTGGGCTGGCACTTCGTGACGGTGACGTGGGTGTTCCTCTTCGTGGCGGTGTACCTCCCATGA
- a CDS encoding c-type cytochrome encodes MTSRVLSALLLLVSLAFTGCRSKSAPTFEPLKLADGRVLSAQTLARGHSVYAYYCASCHGEQGDGQGPAGRGMRPVPRSFRQGLFKFGGVSVGELPTDEALKRTLRRGLHGTPMFAWDVPDADLDAVVQYLKTFSPRWKEEVPGKPLEVSADPWRGRDAEAIERGRVAYHVSGAGNAGCSSCHVAYLPRAELAALMKKAFGRDVDLSKVDPYTAQVRESDHPVEVDTKGEPTRTQKVLPPDFLFQPLRTIWAVGDTVEGAPYTPERQREDLYRVIAAGVGGAAMPTWKGAIPEENLWALAYYVQTLVMLRDTDEAEALRARLRGSTMK; translated from the coding sequence ATGACCTCTCGTGTGCTGTCGGCCCTGCTGCTCCTGGTGTCGCTGGCGTTCACGGGGTGTCGCTCGAAGAGCGCGCCCACCTTCGAGCCCCTGAAGCTCGCCGATGGCCGCGTCCTCTCCGCCCAGACGCTGGCGCGTGGGCACTCGGTGTACGCGTACTACTGCGCCTCCTGTCACGGAGAGCAGGGCGACGGACAAGGCCCGGCGGGACGGGGCATGCGGCCCGTGCCTCGCAGCTTCCGTCAGGGACTCTTCAAGTTCGGCGGCGTCTCCGTCGGAGAGCTGCCCACGGATGAGGCGCTGAAGCGCACGCTGCGACGCGGGCTCCACGGCACGCCGATGTTCGCGTGGGACGTGCCCGACGCGGACCTGGACGCGGTGGTGCAGTACCTCAAGACCTTCAGCCCGCGTTGGAAGGAGGAGGTCCCCGGCAAGCCGCTGGAGGTGTCCGCGGACCCGTGGCGAGGCCGTGACGCGGAGGCCATCGAGCGGGGCCGCGTCGCCTATCACGTGTCGGGCGCGGGGAACGCGGGCTGCTCGAGTTGTCACGTCGCGTACCTTCCGCGCGCGGAGCTGGCCGCGCTGATGAAGAAGGCCTTCGGGCGCGATGTGGACCTCTCCAAGGTGGACCCCTACACCGCGCAGGTCCGCGAGTCCGACCACCCCGTGGAGGTGGACACGAAGGGCGAGCCCACGCGCACGCAGAAAGTGCTCCCGCCGGACTTCCTCTTCCAGCCCCTGCGCACTATCTGGGCGGTGGGAGACACCGTCGAAGGCGCGCCGTACACACCCGAGCGTCAGCGCGAGGACCTCTACCGGGTCATCGCGGCGGGGGTGGGCGGCGCGGCCATGCCGACGTGGAAGGGCGCGATTCCGGAGGAGAACCTGTGGGCGCTCGCGTACTACGTGCAGACCCTCGTGATGCTGCGCGACACGGACGAGGCCGAGGCGCTGAGGGCTCGGCTGCGCGGCTCCACGATGAAATGA